One segment of Brassica napus cultivar Da-Ae chromosome C3, Da-Ae, whole genome shotgun sequence DNA contains the following:
- the LOC125584538 gene encoding methionine aminotransferase BCAT4-like gives MYVAKCKHGESFQEGSIVPYADFQISPCSAVLNYGQGLYEGLKAYRTEDGRIMLFRPDQNALRLQSGAHRICMPYPSVDQFVSAVKQVVLANKKWVCIKLE, from the exons ATGTATGTTGCCAAGTGCAAGCATGGAGAGAGTTTCCAAGAGGGAAGTATTGTTCCTTACGCTGATTTTCAGATCAGCCCTTGCTCTGCAGTTCTTAATTATGGCCAG GGTTTATATGAAGGGCTGAAGGCTTACAGGACAGAAGATGGCCGGATTATGCTATTCCGACCAGACCAAAACGCCCTTCGTCTTCAATCAGGAGCCCACAGAATTTGTATGCCATATCCCTCCGTCGATCAATTCGTCTCCGCTGTTAAACAAGTTGTTCTTGCCAATAAGAAATGGGtatgtataaagcttgagtaa
- the LOC125583004 gene encoding uncharacterized mitochondrial protein AtMg00310-like — protein sequence MLALPTYGISTFLLPLEICENLASAIAQFWWSSDPPKRGIHWAKWEKVCLPRKEGEIGFRMIHEVNLALLAKQLWRLVQFPNSLVARVLRGRYYRLSSPLRVNSASRPSYVWTSISAARKLLLLGIRQKIHSGYEVKVGEDPWIPTTPARPAIPVAPVMHPNMRVIDLINHAAKDWDVGLLENYVNLDDIPLIRIVNWSCGSNKELRKTQYEM from the exons ATGCTAGCTCTTCCGACTTATGGCATATCTACtttcctgctccctttggagatatgtgaaaaccTAGCTAGTGCCAtcgcacaattctggtggagttcaGATCCACCAAAAAGAGGAATACACTGGGCGAAATGGGAAAAAGTATGTCTACCAAGAAAGGAGGGTGAGATTGGGTTTCGTATGATCCATGAGGTCAATCTGGCATTGTTGGCAAAACAACTATGGAGGCTAGTTCAATTTCCGAACTCATTGGTTGCCCGGGTCTTAAGGGGAAGATACTACAGATTAAGTTCGCCACTAAGAGTAAATTCTGCTAGTAGACCATCCTATGTGTGGACTAGTATTTCTGCTGCAAGGAAGTTGCTTCTACTGGGAATCAGACAGAAGATACACTCAGGTTATGAAGTTAAGGTGGGGGAGGATCCATGGATCCCAACGACCCCAGCGAGGCCAGCTATCCCTGTTGCGCCAGTTATGCATCCCAATATGAGAGTCATCGATCTCATTAATCATGCAGCGAAGGATTGGGATGTTGGACTTTTGGAAAACTATGTCAATCTTGATGACATACCGCTCATAAGAA ttGTTAACTGGTCATGTGGTAGTAACAAGGAACTTAGAAAGACGCAATATGAGATGTGA